ATTTCTGATAGAATTGTAAAGGAAGATCTTTATACATCTATTCATATTAAAGAATTCAGTATAGAAGTAAGAGAAACTAAGCTTGGTCCTGAGAAAGTTACAGGAGACATACCTAATGTTAGCGAAAAGATACTAAATAAATTGGATGAAAATGGGATTATACGGATAGGAACTTATGTAAAGCCTGGGGATATTTTGGTTGGCAAGGTTACTCCAAAGTCAGAAGGAGACATTACTCCTGAATTTAGGCTTTTAACTTCTATTTTTGGAGAAAAAGCAAAAGATGTTAAAAATAATTCGTTAAAAGTTCCTCATGGTACTGAAGGTACAGTTATTGATGTTCAAAGAATTACTAAAGAGGATGTTGGCAATCTTTCTCCTGGAGTTGAGGAGATACTTAAAGTTTATGTTGCTAAAAAAAGGAAGCTTAAAGAGGGTGATAAAATGGCTGGACGACATGGTAATAAGGGTGTTGTTGCAAAAATTCTTCCTGTTGAAGATATGCCTTATCTTGCAGACGGAACCCCTCTTGACATATGCTTAAATCCTTTGGGAGTTCCGTCTAGAATGAATATTGGACAATTAATGGAATCGCAATTAGGTCTTGCTGGTAAATATCTTAGTGAATCTTATAATGTTCCTGTTTTTGAATCTGCTACAAATGAACAAATTCAGGAAAAATTAAAAAAAGCTGGGTTTAATCCAACTTCTAAAGAAATTTTATATGATGGTTATACAGGAGAGCCTTTCGAAAATGAAGTAATGGTTGGAGTGATTTACATGCTTAAGCTACATCACCTTGTTGATGATAAAATGCATGCAAGATCAACAGGGCCATATTCTCTTGTTTCTCAACAACCTCTTGGAGGAAAAGCTCAATTTGGTGGGCAAAGACTTGGAGAAATGGAGGTTTGGGCTCTTGAAGCTTATGGTGCGGCTCACACACTTCAAGAACTTTTAACAGTTAAATCCGATGATATGTCGGGCAGAGTCAAGATATATGAAAATATAGTAAAAGGTGTTCCTACTAATGTATCAGGGATTCCCGAGTCTTTTAATGTGCTAATGCAAGAGCTTAGGGGGCTTGGACTTGATTTGTCAATTTATGATGATAATGGGAATCAAGTTCCTTTGACAGAAAAAGAGGAAGAATTGATTAATAAAAGCTAGGTTTTTGGAGTTTTTATGAAAGAGATAAAAGATTTTGAAAAAATAAAAATTAAAATAGCATCTCCTGATCAAATTAGAAATTGGTCTTATGGAGAGGTTAAAAAGTCTGAAACTATTAATTATAGAACTTTGAGACCCGAGAAGGATGGGCTTTTTTGTGAGAGGATTTTTGGTACTACAAAGGAATGGGAATGTTATTGTGGTAAATTTAAATCAGTTAGATATAAAGGCATTATTTGCGATCGTTGTAATGTAGAGGTTACCCATTTTAAGGTGAGGCGTGAGAGAATGGGGCATATTGAGTTAGCAGCTCCAGTTGCTCATATTTGGTATTATAAATATATCCCCTCTAGAATTGGTCTTTTGCTTGACATTACGGCATCTAGTTTGAATTCTATTCTGTATTATGAAAAATATGTAGTAATTGAACCGGGTGATACTGATCTTAAAAAAATGCAGCTTTTAAATGAAGATGAGTACATAGAGGCTAGAGAGCGATATGGGATGTCTTTTAATGCTTCTATGGGAGCTGAAGCTATTAAAAGTCTTCTTGAAAATCTTGATCTTGATGAGCTTTCATCTAAGCTTAGAATTCAAATGATAGATAAAGATGATAAAACTGATAAGAAACTCTTAAGACGTCTTGAAATTATTGAAAATTTTAAAATTTCTGGAAATAAACCAGAATGGATGATTATGGAAGTTCTTCCTGTTATCCCCCCAGAGATTAGGCCAATGGTTCAGCTTGATGGAGGACGCTTTGCAACATCTGATCTTAATGATCTTTACAGAAGAGTTATAAATAGGAATAATCGCTTAAGGAAGTTGCTTCTTCTTAATGCGCCAGAGATTATTGTGAGAAATGAAAAAAGAATGCTTCAAGAATCGGTAGACTCTCTTTTTGACAATTCTCATAAAAGAAAGGTTGTTAAAGGCTCATCTAGTAGGCCTCTTAAGTCGCTTTCCGATGCGTTAAAAGGTAAGCAGGGAAGGTTTAGGCAAAATCTTCTTGGTAAAAGAGTAGATTATTCTGGTCGTTCTGTGATTGTTGTTGGACCTGAGTTAAAACTACATCAATGTGGATTGCCTGCAAAAATGGCTCTTGAGCTGTTTAAGCCTTTTGTGATAAGAAGGTTGATTGAGAGTGAAGCTGTTTTTAATATTAAAAGAGCAAAGAATTTGATTGAACAAGAAGTTGACGAGGTATGGCAAATTTTAGATCTTGTTATTAAAGAGCATCCTATTCTTTTAAATAGGGCACCCACCCTTCATAGACTTGGAATTCAAGCTTTTGAGCCTGTGTTAGTTGAGGGTAAGGCAATAAAATTACATCCTCTTGTTTGTCATGCATATAATGCTGATTTTGATGGTGATCAAATGGCAGTACATGTACCTCTTACTCCATCAGCACAAGCTGAAAGTTGGGCTTTAATGCTTTCAACAAATAATCTTTTAAATCCCGCTAATGGGCATCCTATTGTTTTTCCATCCCAAGATATTGTTTTAGGTCTATATTATTTAACAATGGAAAAAAAGAATACTGTTGGAGAAGGTAAAAAGTTTTTAAACTTTAATAATGTTATTCTTGCTATAAATAATAGGAGTCTAGATTACAATGCTTCTATTTATGTAAAAATTGATGGCAAATATAAAAAAACTACAGCTGGTAGGGTTATATTTAATGAGGCCTTGCCCAACGGAATTGAATTTGTAAATAAAACTCTTAGTGATTTGGAACTACAAATTTTAATATCAAAAGTTTATGTAGTTCATGGTTCTTCTACTGTAATTGAAATGCTTGACATTATCAAGGAGCTTGGCTTTAAATATGCTACCAAGTTTGGATGCACAATTAGTATGAGTGATATTATTGTTCCTGATGAAAAGAAAGCTTATATAGACAGGGCCAATAAAGAGATTGCTAAAATTCAAAATGATTATGCTAAAGGTGTTATTACCGGTGAAGAGCGTTATAATAACGTAGTTTCTGTTTGGTTAAAGACGAACGAGGAACTTACTAATAAGATGATGGAAATTTTAAAGAAAGACAGAGATGGGTTTAATGTTATATATATGATGGCAGATTCTGGTGCTAGGGGTAGTAGAAATCAAATAAGGCAACTTGCTGGCATGAGAGGATTGATGGCAAAAACTTCCGGGGATATTATTGAGCTTCCAATTATTTCTAACTTTAAAGAAGGTCTTTCTGTGATAGAGTTTTTCATCTCTACAAATGGAGCGAGAAAGGGGCTGGCAGATACTGCTCTTAAGACTGCTGATGCTGGATATTTAACTCGAAGATTAGTAGATATTGCTCAAGATGTTGTTGTTAGAATAGAAGATTGTGGGACTATAAACGGAATAAAAGTTGAAACTGTAAAAAATGGTGAAGAAATATTAGAATCTTTGAAAGAAAAAGCTGTTGGGAGCTATTCTATTGAAAGAATAAAAAATCCAATTACTGGTGAGATTGTTTTAGATGCAAATGAAGAAATCTCAGAAGCTAAAATAGAATTATTAGAAAAAATTGGTATTGAAAAACTTGTGATTAGATCTGTTTTAACATGTGAAGCTGAACACGGTGTTTGTCAAAAATGTTATGGTAGAGACTTTTCAAAGAATAAGCCTGTTAACATTGGCGAGGCTGTAGGAATAATTGCTGCTCAGTCTATAGGTCAGCCAGGCACTCAATTAACTATGAGAACTTTTCATATTGGTGGAGTTGCTCAGGCTGGTAGTGAGGATGATAAAATATCTTTAAAGAATACTTTTATACTTAATGGCATAGAGGGTTTTAATGTTAGGGTTGAGAATGGAATTCTTTTCACAAGAAAAGGAACTTTAAAAATAATCAATGTTTTTTATGAAGAAAAAATTAAGAACATAAAGGAAATTAAAGTTTCAGATTCTCAAAGAGTAATTAAAGGAATTCCTTTATTTGTTAATAATAAGGGAGTAGAAATTCTCTCTTCTTATATTGGTTATGTTAAATTAAGAGACGATAAATTTTTAATAGTGTCAGAAGAGCAAGAAGTTTCCTTGAAAGCTGGTACAAAGCTTGAAATAGAGGTTGGCGAATATGTTGAATCGGGCAAAGTTATTGGTACGTTTGATCCATTTGCAGAGCCTATTATTGCAGAGGTTAAAGGTAAAATTAAATTTAAGAATATTATTTTAGGAACTACTCTTAAAGAAGAGATAAATACTGAAACAGGTAATGTTGAGAAAAGAATTACAGATAATGTTTTTGAATCTCTTGATCCTAGAATTTTTATTATTGATAGTGGTGGTGTGGAGATCGCATCTTATGTATTACCAGGCGATGCTTATCTTCAGGTTGAAGATGGTCAGAATATTAATATAGGAGATATTATTGCGAAACTTTCTAAAGGTTCTGAAAAAACTCAAGATATTACAGGGGGATTGCCTCGTGTTAATGATCTTTTTGAAACAAGAATTCCTAAGAATTTAACTGAAATGGCTAAAGTAAGTGGAATTGTGCAATTTAAATCAATTCAAAAAGGAAAAAGACTTATTAATATTTTAGATGAATATGGGGTTGAGCATAAGCATTATATTCCAGCCGGCAAACATCTTTTAGTTAGAGATGGAGATATTGTTAAGGCAGGAGATATGCTTTGTGATGGTAGAATTAATCCTCATGATGTGCTTGAAATTTTGGGTGGGATTAGTTTACAAGAGTTTTTGTTGGCAGAAATTCAAGATGTTTATCGAAAACAGGGTGTTAGCATTAATGACAAACATATTGGTGTGATAATTAAGCAAATGATGAAAAAAGTTAAGATTGTAGCAGTTGGTGATACTAATTTTGTTTATGGGCAAAAGGTAGATAAGCACACTTTTTATGAGCAGAATAGAAAAGTTATCGAACAAGGTGGTGAGCCAGCAATAGCAAGTCCCATTCTTATAGGAGTAACCAAGACTTCTCTTAATATAGATTCTTTTATTTCTGCAGCTTCTTTTCAGGAGACAACAAAAGTATTAACAGATGCTTCTATTGCTGGGAAAATAGATGATCTTAGAGGATTGAAAGAAAATGTTGTAATTGGGCATTTGATTCCTACTGGAACTGGCATGGGACTTTATAAAAAAATCAAAGTTAGTGAAAATGTCAATTCTGAAGTTTAGCTTGAAAATAAGTGATATATTTGCTACCATTTTATTAATAATTTCAAGAAAAGGAGAGCGTTGATAAATGCCTACAATTAATCAGTTAATTAGAAAGCCTAGAAAAAGTCAAACGGAGAAGACCGCATCTCCTGCGCTTCAAAATTGTCCCCAAAGAAGAGGAATTTGTACACGTGTAATGACTGTAACTCCTAAAAAGCCTAATTCAGCTTTGAGAAAAGTAGCCCGTGTTAGACTTTCAAATGGATTTGAAGTAACTGCATATATTCCAGGAATTGGTCATAATTTACAAGAACATTCTGTAGTTTTGATTAGAGGTGGTCGAGTTAAGGATTTGCCTGGAGTAAGGTACCACATAGTTCGAGGAGCCAAAGATACTCTTGGTGTTAATAATAGGAAAAAGGGTAGATCTAAGTATGGAACAAAAAAACCTAAAGCTTAATTGAAAGGTGGGTTAATATTAAGTATGTCAAGAAAAAATAAAAAAATCAAAAAGAAAATTTTTGTTGATACCAGGTACAATTCTAGAATTGTTGCAAAATTTGCAAACAGAATGATGTATGATGGAAAAAAATCAATAAGCGAGAGTATACTTTACAGTTCAATTGATTTGCTTGCTGATAAGCTTGAAGATAGTGATAAGATGGCTGTTTTTTGTAAAGCTTTAGATAATATTAAGCCGTTGGTAGAAGTAAGAAGTAGACGGGTAGGTGGTGCTACATATCAAGTTCCTGTTGAAGTTAGAGAAGAGAGAAGAGAGGCTTTAGCTATGAAGTGGATTATTTTTGCTGCTAGAAAGGCTAGTGGTAGATCTATGAAGGAAAAGTTGTCAAACGAACTTTTAAATGCATACAATTCTACTGGAGCTGCTTTTAAGAAAAAAGAAGATACTCATAGAATGGCTGAAGCAAATAAAGCTTTTACTCATTATAGATGGTAAAAAGACACCTTTTTTAAAGGTGTCTTTTTTTGCTTATATGTTGTGGTATTATTAGGGCTATTTTTTGTATTTGTTTTATTAAAAGTAAGGAGGTATTTTTGTGTTAAAAAAAGTTTATTATTTTTTATTTTTTTTATTTATTATTGCTTGTTCTGGTTCTGATGATAATAAGTCAGAGTCAAAAACAGTTTCGCTTATAGTTGATGGTACTTTTGATGATAAAGGATTTAATGAAAGTTCTTCTAATGCGATAAGAAAATTGAAAACAGATTTTAATATAAATATAATTGAAAAAGCATCTACAGGGAATTCTTATTTAGGAGATATTTCAAATCTAGAGGATGGTAATTCAAATTTGATTTGGGGAGTCGGATTTAGATTGTCAGATATGCTTTTGCAAAGAGCTGGCGAGAATGTTTCTATTAATTATGCAATCATAGAAGGGGTTTATAATGAAATTCAAATACCCAAAAATCTTCTTAATATTAGTTTTAGATCCGAAGAGGTGGCTTTTTTAGCAGGATATTTTGCGGCAAAGGCTTCTAAAACAGGTAAGATTGGATTTATTGGGGGAGTGAAGGGGGAAGTTTTAGAATCTTTTATGTATGGATATGAAGCTGGTGCTAAGTATGCGAATTCTAATATTAAAGTGGTCTCTCAATATGTTGGCACATTTGGGGATTTTGGACTTGGTCGCTCGACAGCATCTAATATGTATCGAGATGGGGTTGATATTATATTTGCAGCTGCTGGACTTTCTGGTATAGGAGTAATTGAGGCCGCAAAAGAATTGGGCTCCGATCATTATATTATTGGAGTCGATCAAGATCAAGCATACCTTGCCCCTAATAATGTTCTTATTTCTGCTGTAAAGAAGGTTGATTCATTGATGTATAGTTTAACAAAAAAGTATTTAGAAACTGGAGTTTGGGATGGGGGTAAGACCATGTTATTTGGACTTAAAGAAGATGGACTTGGTTTGGTTTTAAATGAAAACTTAAAGTCAAATTATTCTGAGATTTATGATGAATCATTGAAAATTGGGCAAAGTATAATAAATGGTATAATAAAAGCGCCTTATGACAAGGCATCTTATGATAACTTTGTTTTACAAATAGCAAATTAACTTAATTTGTGTGGAGTTGATTTGTGAAAAATGATTTTGGCTCTTTAAAAAGATTTTAAATAAGTCTTTTAATTATTGCAAGATTAATCTAGATTAATCTTGCAAAAGGGTTTAAATTTGGGTATTATGGTGATGTAGGAAAAAATTTTCTTATCACCATGTTTTTATTAATATTAAAAGTATTATTTTTAGGGTTATTGAAGTTTTTATTTTATCAATGAAGAATATTACTTGTTAGTACAATAAAGTTTATGTTTTAATTTTTGAAAAATTCTAAATTTTTTAAATAAATTTTGTAAGGAGAGGATTGATTTTGTTTAAAAGGTTTATTTTTATTGCTTTATTTTTATTAGTGTTGGCTTGTTTTCAGTCTAATGGAAAGTCTGCTAAATCTGACAAAGTTGTTATAGGTGTTTTGGCCAATGGTAGCTTTTATGATAAAGGCTATAATCAAAGTGTTTATGATGGTGTTGTAAAACTTAGAGATGATTTTGGAGTAAAGCTTATAACTAAATCTTTAAGGCCTTACCCTATTGAGGGTAAAAGACTTCTTACTGTTAATGAGGCAATGACAGAGGATGCTTATGAGGTTCAAAAAAATCCTTTAAATCTTTTTTGGTTGATTGGATATCAATTTTCCAGTTTGTCGGTTAGGCTTTCGTATGAGCGTCCAGATATTTGTTATGGGATTATAGATGCTTTTGATTATGGTGATATTCAAGTTCCCAAGAATTCCTTGGCTATTAAGTTTAGAAATGAAGAGGCTGCATTTTTAGCTGGATATATTGCTGCTAAGATGAGTAGAAAAGAAAAGATTGGATTTTTAACAGGTCCTACAAGCGAATATTTGAATGATTTTAAGTTTGGTTTTAAGGCTGGAATTTTTTATGCTAATCCCAAATTAAGATTAGTATCAAAAAAAGCGCCCTCTCTTTTTGATAAAGAGAAAGGCAAAGAAATGGCTCGGTTCATGTATAAGGAGGATAAAGTAGGTGTTATTTTGCCAATAGCTGGTATAACTAGTCTTGGAGTTTATGACGCTGCTAAGGAACTTGGCCCCAAATATTATGTTATTGGTTTAAATCAAGATCAATCGTATATTGCGCCTCAAAATGTTATTACTTCAATACTTAAGGATATTGGCAAGGTTATTTATTCTGTTTCATCAGATTATATTAAAAATGGAGTTTTTAAAGGTGGAGTTGTTATTGATCGAGGGTTAAAAGAAGGAGTAATAGAAGTTGTTAAGGATCCTGATGTTTTAAATAATAGGCTAGTTGATGAAGTTATTAATCTAGAAAATAAAATAATAAATGGAGAAATTATTGTTCCTGATAGTGAATATGCATTTGATTTATTTAAATCAAAGTTATAAACTACTTGGGTATAGCTTTGATTTAAAAAGGGGGAAACGGTTTATGAGTAAATTATTGTTGTTGATTTTATTTGAAGGTATTATTTTTTTATCTTGTAGTGGCAAGGATGGTATTGAGAATAGAATTCCCAAAGTATCTTTAATAGTTGATGGAACTTTTGATGATAAATCTTTTAATGAAAGTGCTTTAAATGGCGTAAAAAAAATTAAAGAGGAATTTGAAATTGAGCTTGTTTTAAAAGAATCTTCAACAAATTCTTATTTATCTGATCTTGAGGGGCTTAAAGATGCGGGTTCAAATTTAATTTGGCTTATTGGATATAGATTTAGCGATGTGGCCAAGGCTGTTTCTTTACAAAATTCCGAGATGAAATATGCAATTATTGATCCTGTTTATTCTAATGAGCCTATTCCTGCAAATTTAGTGGGTATGACTTTTAGAGCTCAAGAAGGTGCATTTTTAACAGGTTATATTGCTGCAAAAGTTTCTAAAACAGGTAAAATTGGATTTTTAGGGGGAATAGAGGGTGACATAGTAGATGCTTTCAGGTATGGGTATGAGGCTGGTGCTAAGTATGCCAATAAAGATATTAAGATATTTTCTCAGTATATTGGTAGTTTTTCTGACATTGAGGCTGGCAGAAGTGTTGCAACTAAAATGTATTCTGATGGGATAGACATTATTCATCATGCTGCAAGTCTTGCAGGAATTGGCGCTATTGAGGTTGCAAAAGAATTTGGTTCTGGGCATTACATTATTGGAGTTGATGAGGATCAATCATATCTTGCTCCCAATAATGTTATCACATCCACAACCAAAGATGTTGGTAGATCTTTATATCTTTTTACATCTAACTATTTAAAAACTAATACTTTCGAAGGTGGAAAATCAATAAATTATGGCCTTAAAGAAGGAGTTGTAGGTTTTGTAAGAAATCCAAATATGATTCCTTTTGAAGTTGAAAAAGAAATTGATAGTCTTTCTAGCAAAATAATCAATAAAGAAGTTATTGTTCCATATAATAAAGAAAGTTATGAAAAATTTCTTGAAGAATTTATTTAAATAAATAATCAATTTATATTTTTTATTTTTAAGTATAAAAAACACATTATTTTTGTTTGAATAATGGAAATAGAGAAGCGTTCTGTATGAGGATTGATTTTTAATATTCTGCATTTTGTTGACTTCTTGTTTGAGTAGGAATGGAATAAGAGTCTGGTTCAAGTAAAATTAAGATATCTATGTTGGTAGATGGTGTTCTTGATGATAAATCTTTTAATTCTAGTGCTAATAAAGCTTTATTGCGTTTGAAAAAAGATTTTTCATAAAATATTGAAAAAGTTTTTTCTAGTGCTGTTTCTGGAGTTTATTCTAGCTATGTTTCAGATCTTAATAATTTAAAAATGAATGGTTCAGAATTGATTTGGCTTGTAGGGTATAATATGCTTACGGATGTTTCTTTATCGGTTTCATTAGATTATATCAAAAATGGAGTTTTTAAACGAAGGGTTGTTATTAATCAAATGTTAAAAGAAGAAGTAATAGAAGTTGTTAAGGATCCTGATGTTTTAAATAATAGGTTAGTTGATGAAGTTATTAATTTGGAAAATAAAATAATAAATAGGGAAATTATTGTTCCTGATAGTGAATATGCATTTGATTTATTTAAATCAAAGTTATAAACTACTTAGGTATAGCTTTGTTTAAAAAAAGGGGAAATGGTTTATGAATAAATTATTATTGTTGATTTTGTTTGAAGGTGTTATTTTTTTATCTTGTAGTGGTAAGAGTGGTCTTGAGAGTGGAATTCCCAAGGTTTCTTTAGTAATTGATGGAACTTTTGATGATAAATCTTTTAATGAGAGTGCTTTAAATGGCGTAAAAAAACTTAAAGAGGAATTTGAAATTGAACTTGTTTTAAAAGAATCTTCAACAAATTCTTATTTATCTGATCTTGAAGGACTTAAAGATGCGGGTTCAAATTTAATTTGGCTTATTGGATATAAATTTAGCGATGTGGCCAAGGCTGTTTCTTTACAAAATTCCGAGATGAAATATGCAATTATTGATCCTGTTTATTCTAACGAGCCTATTCCTGCAAATTTAGTAGGCATGACTTTTAGAGCTCAAGAAGGCGCGTTTTTAACAGGTTATATTGCTGCAAAAGTTTCTAAAACAGGTAAAATCGGATTTTTAGGGGGAATAGAGGGTGACATAGTAGATGCTTTCAGATATGGTTATGAGGCTGGTGCTAAGTATGCCAATAAAGATATCAAGATATTTTCTCAGTATATTGGTAGTTTTTCTGACCTTGAAGCTGGCAGAAGTGTTGCAACTAAAATGTATTCTGATGGGATAGACATTATTCATCATGCCGCAGGTCTTGGAGGAATTGGGGCTATTGAGGTTGCAAAAGAACTTGGTTCTGGGCATTACATTATTGGAGTTGATGAGGATCAATCGTATCTTGCTCCCAATAATGTAATCACATCTACAACCAAAGATGTTGGTAGATCTTTAAATCTTTTTACATCTAACTATTTAAAAACTAATACTTTCGAAGGTGGAAAATTAATAAATTATGGTCTTAAAGAAGGAGTTGTAGGTTTTGTAAGAAATCCAAAGATGATTCCTTTTGAAGTTGAAAAAGAAATTGATAGCCTTTCTAGCAAAATAATCAATAAAGAAGTTATTGTTCCATATAATAAAGAAAGTTATGAAAAATTTCTTAAAGAATTTATTTAAATAAATAATCAATTTATATTTTTTATTTTTAAGTATAAAAAACACATTGATTTTGTTTGAATGGTGGAAATGGAGAAGCGTTTTATATGAGGATTGCAATTTTTATATTTGGAATTTTGTTAACTTCTTGCTTTAGCAAGAATGGAATAGAGTCTGGTTCAAGTAAAATTAAGATATCTATGTTGGTAGATGGTGTTCTTGATGATAAATCTTTTAATTCTAGTGCTAATGAGGCTTTATTGCGTTTGAAAAAAGATTTTCCAGAAAATATTGAAAAAGTTTTTTCTAGTGCTGTTTCTGGAGTTTATTCTAGCTATGTTTCAGATCTTGATAATTTGAAAATGAATGGCTCAGGATTGATTTGGCTTGTAGGGTATATGCTTGCGGACGTTTCTTTATCGGTTTCATTGGAAAATCCAGAAATTAACTATGGGATAATAGATCCTATTTATGGCGACGATGTTCAGATTCCTAAAAATTTAATTGGTGTTGTTTTTAGAATAGAGCAAGGTGCTTTTTTAGCTGGCTATATTGCAGCTAAAAAAAGCGTTTCTAGTAAAATAGGTTTTATAGGTGGAGTAAAGGGCGATATAGTAGATGCATTTCGTTATGGTTATGAGGCTGGTGCAAAGTATGCTAATAAAGGTATAGAGATTGTAAGTGAATACTCTAATTCTTTTTCTGATATTGATATTGCTAGAGTTATGGC
This portion of the Borreliella afzelii genome encodes:
- the bmpB gene encoding nucleoside ABC transporter substrate-binding protein BmpB, coding for MRIAIFIFGILLTSCFSKNGIESGSSKIKISMLVDGVLDDKSFNSSANEALLRLKKDFPENIEKVFSSAVSGVYSSYVSDLDNLKMNGSGLIWLVGYMLADVSLSVSLENPEINYGIIDPIYGDDVQIPKNLIGVVFRIEQGAFLAGYIAAKKSVSSKIGFIGGVKGDIVDAFRYGYEAGAKYANKGIEIVSEYSNSFSDIDIARVMANKMYSKGIDIIHFAAGLAGVGVIEAAKELGDGYYVIGADQDQSHLAPKNFITSVIKNVGDALYLITSESLKNDNVWEGGKIVQMGLRDGVVGLSNANEFEYIKDLERKIINKEIIVPCNQEEYEIFIKQILKL